One genomic segment of Candidatus Thiopontia autotrophica includes these proteins:
- a CDS encoding aspartate kinase, protein MALIVQKYGGTSVGSVKRIEAVADKVKEWRDRGNRMVVVVSAMSGETNRIVALAKEIDPNPTPRELDVAMATGEQVTIALLTIALEKRGVPARSYTGPQVQILTDSSHNKARILDIDAQRVRDDLDKDHVIVVAGFQGTDEHGNITTLGRGGSDTSAVAIAAAIDADECQIYTDVDGVYTTDPRVVPNARRMDRITFEEMLEMSSLGSKVLQIRAVEFAGKYNVPLRVLSSFEEGPGTLITFEEEGMEQPVISGIAFQRDEAKLTVRGVPDEPGVACKILVAISDQNIEVDMIVQNIANDGTTDFTFTVHRNDYQQAMAALEKIGKELGARETIGDSEIVKVSLVGVGMRSHAGIASQMFKALAKEGVNIQMISTSEIKISVIIDEKYLELAVRALHDSFELDAEPEVH, encoded by the coding sequence ATGGCACTTATAGTACAAAAATATGGCGGAACCTCTGTCGGCAGCGTCAAACGAATTGAGGCGGTAGCAGACAAGGTAAAAGAGTGGCGTGATCGCGGCAACCGGATGGTCGTTGTAGTCTCTGCCATGAGTGGTGAGACCAATCGGATTGTTGCTCTGGCAAAAGAGATTGATCCCAACCCAACCCCGCGCGAACTGGATGTGGCGATGGCAACCGGGGAGCAGGTAACCATCGCTCTGTTGACTATTGCCCTGGAGAAGAGGGGAGTGCCGGCTCGCTCCTATACCGGCCCACAGGTGCAGATTCTTACCGATAGCTCACACAACAAGGCACGCATCCTTGATATTGATGCGCAGCGTGTGCGTGATGATCTGGACAAGGATCACGTTATTGTAGTCGCCGGTTTCCAGGGAACTGATGAGCATGGAAATATAACCACCCTGGGAAGAGGGGGATCTGATACCTCCGCAGTTGCAATAGCCGCAGCAATAGATGCTGATGAGTGTCAGATCTATACAGATGTCGATGGTGTCTATACCACCGACCCCCGCGTCGTCCCCAATGCACGGCGCATGGATCGCATCACCTTTGAGGAGATGCTGGAGATGTCCAGCCTTGGCTCCAAGGTGCTACAGATCCGTGCTGTGGAGTTTGCAGGAAAATACAATGTCCCCCTTCGGGTTCTCTCCAGTTTTGAGGAGGGCCCCGGAACACTGATTACATTTGAGGAAGAAGGAATGGAACAGCCAGTTATCTCAGGAATTGCCTTTCAACGTGATGAAGCCAAACTGACGGTACGTGGTGTACCGGATGAGCCGGGTGTAGCCTGCAAGATCCTGGTTGCAATCTCTGATCAAAATATCGAGGTTGATATGATTGTGCAGAACATTGCCAATGACGGCACCACCGACTTCACATTTACGGTTCACCGTAATGATTACCAGCAAGCAATGGCCGCTCTGGAGAAGATAGGCAAAGAGCTTGGGGCTCGTGAGACTATTGGTGACAGTGAAATTGTAAAGGTCTCTCTGGTTGGTGTAGGGATGCGCTCACATGCGGGGATCGCCAGCCAGATGTTTAAGGCACTGGCAAAAGAGGGGGTTAATATCCAGATGATATCCACCTCGGAGATCAAGATCTCGGTCATTATTGATGAGAAATATCTGGAGCTTG